In one window of Nitrospira sp. DNA:
- the galU gene encoding UTP--glucose-1-phosphate uridylyltransferase GalU → MSSHTVRKAIIPAAGLGTRFLPATKASPKEMLPLVDKPLIQYTVEEAVASGIEDIIVITGRGKRAIEDHFDRSVELEENLKGTGKSQMLNQIRQISNLANFCYVRQSEALGLGHAVLCAQHLIGDEPFAVILGDEIIDAQVPALAQLIHIYKKRHGAVLGVQEVPKQDVGRYGIVTPTKLGKGLHRVDDLVEKPSPAEAPSNLAVIGRYILPPEIFPILRKTRPGKNGEIQLTDALKELAKKMPMYAHEVVGHRHDAGDKLGFLIATVEFALKNPSLGPDFHEYLSNRMRPATGTRRT, encoded by the coding sequence ATGTCATCGCACACCGTCAGAAAAGCCATTATCCCTGCGGCAGGCCTCGGCACTCGTTTCCTTCCCGCCACAAAAGCTTCCCCGAAAGAGATGTTGCCGCTGGTCGACAAACCGTTGATCCAATACACGGTTGAAGAAGCCGTCGCCTCCGGCATCGAAGATATCATCGTCATCACGGGCCGGGGCAAACGCGCCATCGAAGATCACTTCGACCGCTCCGTCGAACTGGAAGAAAATCTTAAAGGGACCGGCAAGTCCCAGATGCTTAACCAGATCCGCCAGATTTCGAACCTCGCGAATTTTTGCTATGTCCGTCAGTCGGAAGCGTTGGGATTGGGGCATGCCGTTCTCTGCGCGCAGCATCTGATCGGCGACGAACCCTTCGCGGTCATCCTCGGGGATGAAATCATCGACGCCCAGGTCCCGGCACTCGCCCAACTCATCCACATATACAAGAAACGCCATGGGGCCGTCCTGGGCGTACAAGAAGTCCCGAAACAAGATGTGGGCCGCTACGGGATTGTCACGCCGACGAAGCTTGGGAAAGGCCTGCATCGCGTGGACGACCTGGTCGAGAAACCGTCACCGGCCGAGGCGCCGTCCAATCTCGCGGTCATTGGCCGCTATATCCTTCCGCCGGAGATTTTCCCGATCCTACGAAAGACACGCCCGGGGAAAAACGGAGAGATCCAATTGACCGATGCCTTGAAAGAACTGGCAAAAAAAATGCCCATGTATGCCCATGAAGTGGTGGGACACCGCCACGATGCGGGAGACAAGTTGGGATTCTTAATTGCAACGGTAGAGTTTGCGCTCAAGAACCCCTCCCTCGGGCCTGACTTTCACGAATACCTCTCAAACAGAATGCGTCCGGCCACAGGCACTCGTCGTACCTGA